TTCCCGGGCGCAAGCTGTTCGAGTGGGCCCTGCTGCTGCCGCTGGCGGTGCCCACCTACGTGATCGCCTATGCCTACACCGACTTCCTGCAGTATGCCGGCCCGCTGCAGAGCTGGCTGCGCGAGACCTTCGACTGGGGGCGTGGCGACTACTTCTTCCCCGACGTGCGCTCCCTGGGCGGCGCCGCGACCCTGATCACGCTGGTGCTCTACCCCTATGTCTACATGCTGGCCCGGGCAGCGTTCCTCGAGCAGTCGGTGTGCGTGCTGGACGTGGGCCGCACCCTGGGGCGCGGCCCCTGGCGACTGTTCACCAGCGTGGCGATCCCGCTGGCGCGGCCGGCGATCGTCGGCGGCGTGTCGCTGGCCCTGATGGAGACCCTCAACGAGTTCGGGGCCGTGCAGTACTTCGGCGTCGACACCTTCACCACCGGCATCTACCGCACCTGGTTCGGCATGGGCGAGCAGGTCGCCGCCGCCCAGCTGGCGGCCTGCCTGCTGGCCTTCGTGATCGTCTTCGTGCTGCTGGAACGCTGGTCCCGGGGCAGGCGGCGCTACTTCCACACCTCGAGCCGCTACCAGCAGCTTCCCGAGTTCCGGCTCCAGGGCTGGCGGGGCCTGGCGGCCTGCCTGGCCTGCCTGACGCCGGTGATGGTGGGGTTCCTGATTCCCAGCGGCCTGCTGGGCTATCTCTCGGTGCGCGGGGGGGATTCGCTGTTCGGCGCCCAGTTCCTGGAGTTCGCCGGCAACAGCCTGCTGCTGGCCGCGCTGGCCGCCCTGGTCGCCGTGGGCCTGGCGCTGGTGCTGAGCTATGGGGCGCGGCTGCATCCGGGGCCCGTGACCCGCACCGCCACGCGCATCGCCGCCATGGGCTATGCCGTGCCCGGCTCGGTGGTGGCGGTGGGCATCCTGATTCCCTTCGCCTGGCTGGACGACACCATCAACGGCCTGCTGCGCGAGCACTACGGGGTGATCGCCGGGCTGATCTTCAGCGGCTCGGCCTTCATCCTGATCTATGCCTATGTGGTGCGCTTCCTGGCGGTGTCCTTTAATGCCCTGGAGGCGAGCCTCGGCAAGGTGACACCGAGCATGGACGCGGCGGCCCGCACCCTGGGGCAGACCGCCGGCGGCACCTTGCGCCGGGTGCACACCCCGATCATGCGCGGCAGCCTGCTGGCCGCCGGCATCCTGGTGTTCGTCGACGTCATGAAGGAACTGCCGGCGACCATCATCCTGCGCCCCTTCGACTTCGATACCCTGGCGGTGCGGGCCCACAACCTGGCCGCGGACGAGCGCCTCGCCGAGGCCTCCACCGCCTCACTGACCATCGTGGCCGTAGGCATACTCCCGGTGATCTTCCTCAGCCTCGCCATGCGCGGCTCCCGCCCCGGCAGCCGCGCCCGGATCGGCCGGAAAGACGAAGACCTGTGACGGATCCAGCCGGATCGTGACCGGCTGCCCCTCGTCGGGCAGGAAGACCCCGGGCACCCGGGCATGCAGGTGGGACTCGCGGCCGCCGCCGGTGTGGGCACAGATGTGCAGCAGGCTGGTGCGCCCCAGCAGCTTGGCCATGATCACATGGCTGTGGTGGTCGGCCGGGGGCTCGTCGAGGGCCACCACCCGCAGCGCCTCGGGGCGAATCATCACCCGCACCCGCGCGCCGTCCGGCAGCCCGGGCGCCATGACCTCCCCCACCGACGTGTTCACCCGGCCCTGGCGCACCACGCCCCCCAGCTCGTTGACCTCGCCGAAGAAACTGACCACGAAGGGGTCGACGGGCGCACAGTAGAGCTCCCGCGGCGTGCCCATCTGGACGATATGGCCATCGCGCATCAGGGCGATGCGGTCGGCCATGAACATCGCCTCTTCCGGGTCATGGGTCACCAGCAGCGCCCCCGACCCGACCCGCTTCAGCACATGCAGGGTGTCGTCGCGGATGCGGTCACGCAGCCGGGCATCGAGGCTGGAGAAGGGCTCATCCAGCAGCATCAGCTGCGGTGCCGGAGCCAGCGCCCGGGCCAGGGCCACGCGCTGCTGCTGGCCGCCCGACAGGGTATGCGGGTAGCTATCGGCATAGCGCCCCATGCCCAGCTGGTCGAGCAGCTCCATGGCGCGCCGGCGGCGCTGGCGGCCCGGCAGGGATTCCAGGCCGAAGGTGACGTTCTCCAGCACGCTGAGATGGGGAAACAGCGCCGAGTCCTGGAAGGCCAGGCCCACGTTGCGCTTCTCCGGCGGCACATGGGCACGTCCGGGGCTGCCGATCGCCTGGCCGTTGAGATCCACCCGGCCCCGCTGCAGGACCTCGAGGCCGGCGACGATGCGCAGCAGCGTGGTCTTGCCGCAACCCGACGGCCCCAGCAGGCAGACGACCTCGCCCTGGCGCACCTCCAGGCCGACATCCTCCACGGCCAGATGATGGCCGTAGGCATGGCGGATACTGTGCATGGCAAGCACCGGGGCCCGGCCCGGCGCGACGTGTCCCGCGGTGGACAGCGGCTGTTGGCTGGTCATAGGCACAATCGGATCGGCCGAGTGAGAAATGGGCGTACATGGTAACGCGAAAGCTTCGTAAGTACGTTGCACTTTAATCCTCGCCTTGCCGAGTGCCCCGAGCGGGACCCGATATTGACCCAGATCAGATTCCGCCCATTGCCGCAGTTGACGCCGGCCGGGCCAGGCGCTTCAATGGCTAGACATAATGCAACGCATTCTCATTCTAGATTGCATTCCGCCCGCCACCCATGAGGTTCTCGATGATCCAGCACCGCCGTCACGTCCTGCCGCTCGCCGCCCTGCTGGCCGGTGCGGCCTTCGCCACCCAGGCCTCGGCCGATGAGGTGAACATCTATTCGGCACGCCACTACGACTCGGACCAGGCGCTCTACGACGCCTTCACCGAGGAGACCGGCATCGAGGTCAACGTCCTCGAAGGCGGCTCCGACCAGCTCATCCAGCGCATCACCCGCGAGGGCCAGGCCAGCCCGGCCGACGTGATGATGACCGTGGATGCCGGCCGCCTGTGGCGCGCCGAGCAGGAGGGCATCTTCGCGGAGGTCGAGTCCGAGGTGCTGGCCGAGCGCCTGCCCGAGGCCATGCGCCACCCCGAGGGCAAGTGGTTCGGCTTCAGCCAGCGCGTGCGGGCCATCTTCTACAATCCCGAGGCGATCGGTGCCGACGAGATCGCCAGCTACGAGGATCTCGCCGACCCGCGCTTCGAGGGCGAGGTCTGCATCCGTTCCTCGAACAACATCTACAACCAGTCCCTGCTGGCCTCGATGATCGCCCACCACGGCGAGGAAGGCGCCGAGCAGTGGGCCCAGGGCGTGGTCGACAACTTCGCGCGCCAGCCCGAGGGCGGCGATACCGACCAGATCCTCGGCGTGGCCAGTGGCGAGTGCGACCTGGCCGTGGCCAACCACTACTACTACGTGCGCCTGCTGAGCTCCGACAACGCCGGCGACCGCGAGGCCGCCGAGAAGGTCCAGATCCTGTTCCCGAACCAGGACGACCGCGGTGCCCACGTCAACATCGGCGGCGCCGGCATGGTCCAGGGCGCCCCGCATCCGGAGAACGCCGTGCGCTTCCTGGAGTTCCTGGCCTCCGACCAGGCCCAGGCGATCTTCGCCGCCGGCAACCATGAGTTCCCGGTCGTCGACGGGGTGGAGCTCGACGAGGTCCTGGCCTCCTGGGGCGACTTCAAGACGGACGACCTGAACGTCAGCGTGCTGGGCGAGAACAACCCCCAGGCGGTACGTATCTTCGATCGCGTCGGCTGGCGATAAGCCGTCTCATGGCGGAGCTGGACCCTCGTAGGGTGGATGAGCGCCAGCGCATCCACCAGTTTGCAGGCTCCACCTCCGTCATGCGCCGATAACAAGAGGCCCGCGGCAGTGCCGCGGGCCTCTTGTTTTCACTTCTGGCGTGCCGACTAGCGCGGGATCATCAACACCACGCCAGAAACCAGTGCGAACATCAGGACTCCCTGACGCAGCCGACGGGCATCGAGGCGCTGGTGCATGACGCGGCTGGCGACACTTCCGACAAGCAGCGGGACCAGCAGGTAGAACGACCACATCAGCTGGTCCGGCTGGACCTTGCCCGCCGCCGCCAGGATCGCCAGCGAGACCAGCTCCCCCACCAGGAAACAGCAGGCGATGGTCGAACGCAGCTCCGGCCCGGGGCGGTGCTGGTAGAGCAGCGCCAGCGGTGGGCCACCGACGCCGGTGGCGGTTTCGGTCACCCCGGTGACCAACCCCACCGAGGCACAGGCCCCGGCCCGGGGACGGAAGACCGGGGCGAACAGTGCGGCGAGCACGGCGATCACCGTGGAAGCGCCGATCAACTGGTTGAGGCCATTGGTGCTCATGATCAGCAGGATCCCCAGTCCCAGGAAGGTACCCGGCAGGCGTCCCACCCCGATCCAGGCCGTGCCCCGCCAGTCGATGGCCTCACGCTCGCGCAGCGCCACGTAGAGGTTGAGCGGCAGCATCAGCACCAGCAAGGCGACCGGCAGCAGGTCGGGACGCAGGAAGCCCATCACCGGGGCGACGATCAGCGCGAAGCCGATGCCGATCGCTCCCTGCATGAAGGCGGCGATGCCGGTGGACACGGCCAGGGTGGCGAAGACGACAAGCTCACTCATGGGGCGCCCGCCCCTGCGCGGCCCGTCGTGATGCCACGAGGCGGGCGCGATGCGCCGTGGAGGTCGGATGGACCCGCTGGATCGGCGCGCGCTCCACCGCGGCGCCGGCCGCTTCCCGCACCTCGCCCAGCAGCGCCCGGGCGTCCCAGTCCACCGGCCAGCCCCGCCACAGGCGCAGCCGGCCGTTGGTGAAGACAGCGTCGATCTGGTCGCGATTGGCATAGCGCACCAGCTCCCAGGGGCGATCCCAGGACGGCGTCATCTCCGGGACGTCGAGATCCACCAGCAGGAAGTCGGCGGCCAGGCCCGGGGCGATCGTCCCCGTCACGCCCGAAAGCCCCGCGGCATCGGCGCCGGCACGGGTGGCGTGGTCGAGCCACAGCCAGCCGCCGCCGCAGGAGGAATCGCCGCTGGCCAGCCCGAAGGCCAGGCGCTGGCTGGTCTCGGCCGCATCGAGCAGCCGGAAGGCGTCGCTGCGCGTGCCATCGGTGCCCAGCCCGAAGCGGATGCCCTGGGCCGCCATCTGCAAGGCCGGCGCCACGGCGTTGCCCTTCCAGCTGCTGGCCACCGGGTTGAAGGCCACCGCGGTGCCGGTGTCGCGCAGCAGGTTGAGCTCCCAGGGCGTCACCAGGGTGGCGTGGGCGACCAGGGTCTGCGGGCCCAGGGCGCCGACGGCGTTCAGGTGCTCCAGCGGTCGCTGCCCCCGGGCCACCAGGGAGCGCTCGACGGCCTGCAGGTGCTCGTTGACGTGGGTCTGGAAGATGGCCCCGCCCTCGACGCAGAGCGCCGCGGCGTCGCGGAGCATGGCATCGCTGGCCACCTCGGGGATCGACACCGCCAGCGACGGATGGACCAGCGAATGGCCCGCCCAGTCCGCCAGGTGACGCTCGGCGGCGCGGCGGATCGCCCCGCCGTCCGGGCGGTCACCGCCCTGGTCGTTGCAGATGAAGCCCAGCACGCAGCGCAGGCCGGTCTCCTCGGCGGCACCGGCGATGCCGGCGAGCTCCGCCGAGGCCCGGGTGCCGGCGTCCACGGCGGTGGTGAAACCACCGCGCAGCGCCTCCAGGGCGGCGAGCTTGGTCGAGAGATGCAGCAGCCGCTCGTCCAGGCTGCCCTCCAGCGGCACCCAGATGCGCTTGAAGATCTCCGAGGGCTCGCCGAACACCAGCGACTTGCCGAGCGATTGGGTCAGGTGGTGATGGGCGTCGATGAACCCCGGCATCAGCAGCTTACCGGGGAGCTCGAGGGGGGGGAGCCGCGGATGACGGGCGAGCAGCTCCCGGCGGTCGCCGACCTCGACGAAGCGGCCGTCCGCCACCAGCACCGCCTGGTCGCGGGCGCAGCCCCCCTCCAGCAGCACCTCCTCGGGCAGCAGCAGGAGAGTCTCGTCGGCGAAGGCCGCGGGGGTGAGGGCCGGCGTCGTGCCGGCGCGAGTCCGTGATGAAGGCGTCATACGATTACTTTCCCTTGATCTCTTGGCTGGGGAGCTCGGCGCCCCGGGGCGAGGGGGTATCCGCACGGCGGCCGAGGTGATGGAAGAGGAGGTTGACGATCACCGCGGTCAGGGTGCCCATCGCCAGGCCATTGCCGAGGATGATCTGCAGGTGCTCGGGGAAGGTGCTGTAGAAGCCGGGCACCAGGATGGGCAGCAGGCCCATGGCCAGCGCGGAGGCCAGGGTGAACATGTTGCCGTGCTCGTTGAGGTCGACCCGGCGCAGGATGTTGATGCCCATCACCCCGATGATGGCGAAGACGATGACCGCGGTCCCCGCCACCACCGCGGTGGGCAGCAGCGACGCCAGCCGGCCGAGCGGGGCGAACAGGCCGAGCACCACCAGGATCAGGCCGGCGGCGACGGTGACGTAGCGCGACCGCACCCCGGTGGCGCGGACGATACCGATGTTCTCGCCGCTGGTGATGATCAGCGAGGTGCCGAAGCAGCCGCCGATCAGCGACCCCAGGGCGTCGGCGCGGATGTTGCGCGGCACCAGGGCGCGCGAGTCGCCGCTCTTCTCGACGATCTCGGCGGTGGCCATGGTCTGGCCGGTGGCCTCGGTCATCGACACAACGCTGAAGATGATCAGCGGCAGGGAGGCGAAGAGGTCGAACTTGGGCATGCCGAAGGGGAACAGCGACGGGAAGGCCACTACCGGCCCGGAGAGCACGCCGTCGAACTCCATGATGCCGAACACCGCGCTGAGCGCCGCGCCGGTGAGCAGCCCCAGCATCACCGCGATGCGCTGCAGCATGCCGGTGAAGATCCGGGCGCAGAGCACGATGGCGGCCATGGTGCCCAGTGCCAGGGCGATGGCCGGCAGGTTGGCGAACCCCGGCGTGCCTTCCTGCCCGGTGATCAGGCCACCGAAGATGCGCACCAGGTTGATGGCGACCAGCAGCAGCATGGTGCCGATCACGATGGGCGGGAAGAACTTCAGCACCCGGGTGAAGAAGGGCAACGCCAGGAAGTAGAAAAGCCCGGTGAGGATCACCGCGCCGGTGGCCGTCTGCAGGTCGGTGGCCTGGGCGATGGTCAGGAAGATCACCAGGGGCGCGCCGCCCGGGACCTGCACGAAGGGCAGGCGGGCGCCGATGCCGAAGGGGCCGAAGGACTGCAGCAGGGTACCCAGGCCGCAGACCAGGAAGGTGGCACTCATCAGGGCGACCATGACGTCGTTGCCGAAGCCCATCGCCTGGCCGACCAGGAAGACGGCGGTGATCGGCGCGGCGGCCATCACCAGCACGTGCTGCACGCCGTACAGCAGCATGGAGGGTAGCGGCAGCTTCTGGTCGACCGGTTCGACCCGGGAGTCGCGTGAGCCGAGTGGCTCGTGGGGAGTGCACATAGCAGAGAGCCTCGCTTGTTGTTGTGGAGGTAGTTTCAAGCTAGCGCCGCCTGATCGTACTGGTCCATAATAATGTTTCGCTCATTTCGTTGCCGAAAAGGCAACGGACGTGCCTCGGGAGACGGCCATGCACCTACTGCTCACGGGATTGCGCTACTTCGAGGAGGTCGCCCGTCAGGGCTCGCTGCGCAAGGCGGCGGAGCGGCTGCATGTCGCCGCCTCGGCGGTGAATCGCCAGATCCTCAAGCTGGAGGACGAGCTGGGCGTGCCGCTGTTTGAGCGGCTGCCACGCGGCCTGCGGGTCTCCCCGGCGGGCGAGCTGATGCTCGCCCAGATCCGCCAGTGGCAGCGCGACGAGCGCCATCTGCTCGAAACCCTCGGCGATATCCGCGGCACCGGCTGCGCCGAGGTGCGCATCGCCACCGTCGAGTCGCTGACCGATGAGGTCCTGCCCAGGCTGTTGGGCCGCTTCGGCGAGCGCTTCCCCCGGGTCCGCTTCGCGCTACGCACCGGATTGACCGAGGCCATCCTCGAGGAGGTCGCCACCGGCGAGGCCGATATCGGCATCTGCATGAACCCGCACCCGACGCCTCGGATCCGCTTCATCGAGTCGGTGGAGCTGGGCTTCGGGGCGGTCGTCGCCCCCTCCCACCCCTTGGCCGAGCGGCCGGACGTTCGCCTGGAAGACTGCCGCGACTATCCGGCGATCCTGCCGGATGCCGAGATGTTCCGCGGCTCGACCCTGGAGCGGGTACTGGCCCAGTCCGATATCGAGCTCTCGCCGCTGGCCGGCTGCAACCGGATCCTGGCGATCAAGTCGCTGGCGCGGGCGGGGCTGGGGGTGGCCTTCCTCAACGAGCTCGACGTCGCCCGCGAGCTGGCGCATGGCGAGCTGGTGTTCAAGCCGTTGCGGGACCCGCGCATCGACGGCGCGCGGCTGGTGCTGTGCGGCGCCGCGGGGCGTACCCTGCCGCTGGCGGTGGAGGTCCTGGTGGAGGAGTTGAGCGTGGCGATCCGGGAGCTGGCGCCCCGGACATGACAAGGCCCGCACCGTGGCCGCGGGCCTTGTCGTGGGCGGGGACGGGTCAGTGCGCCTCGTCCCAGTTGGCGCCCGACTCGGCCTCGACGATCAGCGCCACGTCGAGCTCGGCGGCGGCCTGCATGCGGCGCTTCACCTGCTCGATGAAGGCCTCGACCTCGCTCTCCTTGACCTCGAAGACCAGCTCGTCGTGGACCTGCATGACCATCATGGCGTCCATGTCCTGGCCTTGGAGCCAGGCGTCGACGTCGATCATGGCGCGCTTGATGATGTCCGCCGCGGTGCCCTGCATGGGGGCGTTGATGGCCGTCCGCTCGGCCCCCTGGCGTCGCGCCCGGTTCTGGGAGTGGATCTCCGGCAGGTAGAGGCGCCGGCCGAACACCGTCTCGACGAATCCGTCATCGGCCGCTTGAGCACGAATCCGCTCCATGTAGCGGGCCACGCCGGGGTAGCGGTCGAAGTAGCGGTCGATATAGGTCTGCGCCTGGTTGCGGTCGATGTGCAGCTGGCGACCCAGCCCCCAGGCACTCATGCCATAGATCAGCCCGAAGTTGATCGCCTTGGCACTGCGCCGCTGGTCGCCGGAGACCTTGGAAAGCGCCACGCCGAACACCTCGGCGGCGGTGGCGGCGTGGATGTCGCGGCCCTCGGCGAAGGCCGCGAGCAGCCCCTTGTCGCCGGACAGGTGCGCCATGATGCGCAGCTCGATCTGCGAGTAGTCGGCGGCGACGATGCGATAGCCCGGCCGCGCCACGAAGGCCTGGCGGATGCGCCGTCCCTCCTCGGTGCGGATCGGGATGTTCTGCAGGTTGGGGTCGGAGGACGACAGCCGGCCGGTGGCGGTCACCGCCTGGTGGTAGCTGGTGTGCAGCCGGCCGGTGGCCTTGTTGACCAGCTTGGGCAGCTTGTCGGTGTAGGTGGAGCGCAGCTTGGAGAGGCCGCGGTGCTCCATGATCACCTTGGGCAGCGGATAATCCAGGGCCAGCTCCTCGAGCACCGCCTCGGCGGTGGAGGGCGCGCCCTTGGGCGTCTTCTTGATCACCGGGATCTTCTGTTCCTCGAAGAGGATCTGGCCGAGCTGCTTGGGCGAGCCGAGGTTGAATTCGCGCCCGGCGAGCTCGAAGGCCTTCTCCTCCAGCTCGCCGATCCGCTTGCCGAGCTCGCGGCTCTGGGTATGCAGGCGCTCGGCGTCGAGCGCCACGCCGCCCCGCTCCATGCGCGACAGCACCCGGATCAGCGGCCGCTCGAGAGTGTCGAGGACCTCGGCCAGGCGCCCCTCGGCCTCGACCCGGGGACGCAGCTCCCGGTGCAGGCGCAGGGTGATATCGACGTCCTCGCAGGCATAGGGCGCGGCCTGCTCCAGGGCGACCTGGTTGAAGGTCAGCTGCTTGGCGCCCTTGCCGGCGATCTCCTCGAAGCTCACCGTCTTTTCGCCCAGGTACTTGAGCGCCAGCGAGTCCATGTCATGGCGGGTGGCGGTGGAGTCGAGCACGTAGGACTCGAGCATGGTGTCGTCCAGGGCGCCTTCGACCTCATAGCCGTGCCGGCCCAGCACCGAGATATCGTACTTGAGGTTCTGGCCGACCTTGGCCTTGCCGGCATCGGCCCACAGCGGCCGCAGGGCCTCGAGCACCGCCCGGCGATCGAGCTGCACCGGGGCGTCCAGATAGTCGTGGCCCAGCGGGATGTAGGCGGCCTCCCCCGGTTCGAGCGCCAGCCCGACGCCGACGATCTCGGCCTCCATGTAGTCGAGGCTGGTGGTCTCCAGGTCGAAGCAGAAGGCCTCGGCGTCCACGAGCCGCGCCAGCCAGTCGTCCAGTTGTGCCTGCTCGAGGATCACGCTGTCCTGGCGGCCGGCACTGCCGCGTTCGCCGCCCTCGCCCGCCGGGGTCGCGCTGCCGCCGGCCACGTCGTCGACGCCCTCGTCGCTGCCCTCCAGCAGCTCCGACAGCCAGGCCTTGAACTCCAGCCGCCGGTAGAGCTCGAGCAGGGCCTCCCGGTCCGGGTGGGCGATGTCCAGGTCGTCGAGGCCCACCGGCAGGTCGCAGTCGGTCTTGATGGTGGCGAGTTCGAAGGACAGGAAGGCCTGGTCGCGGTGCTCCTCGAGCTTCTTGGGTAGCGTCTTGGCGCCGCGGAAGCCCAGCGTCTTGACCTTCTCCAGGTCGGCATAGACGGTCTCGAGGCCTCCCTCCATGCCCTGCAGCAAGCCCAGGGCGGTCTTCTCGCCGACGCCCTGCACGCCGGGAATGTTGTCGACCTTGTCGCCCATCAGCGCCAGGAAGTCGATGATCCGCTCCGGCGGCAGGCCGAACTTCTCCTTCACCCCGGCCACGTCCAGGGTCTCGTCCTTCATGGTGTTGACCAGGGTGATGTGCGCGTTGACCAGCTGGGCCATGTCCTTGTCGCCGGTGGAGATCACCGCGTCCCGGCCGGCCTCGGTGGCCCGCCTGGCGAGGGTGCCAATGACGTCGTCGGCCTCCACGCCCTCGATGCACAGCAGCGGCAGCCCGAGCGCCTTCACGCACTCGTGGAGTGGCGCGACCTGGGCGCGCAGGTCGTCCGGCATGGGCGGCCGCTGCGCCTTGTACTGCTCATAGAGCTCGTCGCGGAAGGTCTTGCCCGGGGCGTCGAAGACCACCGCCATGGGGCTGTCGGGGTAGTCCTTGATCAGCCGCTTGAGCATGTTGAGCACGCCCTTGATGGCGCCGGTGGGCTGCCCGTCCGAGGTGGTCAGGGGCGGCAGGGCGTGGAAGGCGCGGTAGAGGTAGGAGGAACCGTCGACGAGTACGATGGGGGTGTCGGCCATGTATCGGCATCCCTTGAGGTCTGGGCGGAAGTCAATGTCGGGGCTGAAAGCCTGATCCTGGTCACCCATGATACGCATAGGCGGCGGCGTTTGCCCCGGGAAGGTAGGCCTCGTCACGCCAAGCACTTACACTGGGGATACATCCCGTGGCCCAGGAGGACCCATGATGCCCATCCCTCGCCTGCTCTCCGCGCTGCTGGTCGGCGCCTGCCTGAGCGCCGCCGCGGCACCGGTCCTGGCCCAGTCCAGTGGCGACGTCGAGCCCGACATCACCATCCGCCAGGAGGAGGACCGCACCATCCGCGAGTACCGGGTCAACGGCGAGCTGTATGCCATCGAGATCCGGCCCTCGACGGGCCCCTCCTACTACCTGGTCGACCACGACGGCGACGGCAACTTCGAGCGCCAGCAAGGCGACCGCATCGCCGTGCCCCAGTGGGTGATCAAGCGCTTCTGACCTCGCCGCCAGGGGCCTGCCGGCGATCGGCGGGCCCCGTTCCATCCGGTTCGTGCATCGCGGCGACAAGCCGCTACAATAGACGGCTTGGCATTCCCGGGCGAGAGACTCATGGCCGTATTCACACCGCTTACCGACTCCCAGGTCGCGGATTTCCTGAGCCGCTTCGACGCCGGCTCGCTGGTTTCCCTCCAGGGCGTGCCCGCCGGCACCGAGAACAGCACCTTCTTCGTCACCACCGACCGTCGCGAGCTGGTGCTGACCCTGTTCGAGCAGGGCGAGCACGAGGAGCTGCCGTTCTTCGTCGAGCTTCTCGACTACCTGGACGAGCACCGCCTGCCGGTACCGGGCCCCCTCCACGACCGTGACGGCATCGCCCTGCACAGCCTGGCCGACAAGCCGGCGCTGCTGTTCCCGCGGCTGCCGGGCAAGCATCCCCGCGACCCGAACCTGGCCCAGTGCCGGGCCCTGGGCGATGCCCTGGGCCACATGCACCGGGTGTCGCAGCACTTTCCCGGCAATCGGCCCAACCCCCGTGACCTGCACTGGCTGCTGCCGATGCACCACAAGGTCCTGGTCTACCTCTCGCCGGCGGACCAGACCCTGATGAAGGACGAGGTGGAGATCTACCAGGGCTTCTTCGACGAGGCCCCCGAGCTGCCCCGGGGCGCGCTCCACGGCGACCTGTTCCGCGACAACACCCTGTTCGACGGCGACGAACTGGGCGGCATCATCGACTTCTACAACGGCTGCACCGGTGACCTGCTGTTCGACCTGGCCATCGTCATCAACGACTGGGCCACCGAGCCCGATGGCCGCCTCGATCCGGCGCGCTACGAGGCCGTCCTCACCGCCTACCAGGCCCGCCGCCCGCTGGCACCGGCCGAGCGGGACGCCTGGCCGATGATGCTGCGGCTGACGGCGCTGCGCTACTGGCTGTCCCGGCTGCTGGTGGTCTACGTGGACCCGCCGGCCCACGACCTCACCCCCCACGACCCGGAGCAGTTCCGCACCATCCTGCTGCGGCGACTCGAGGAAGGCGCCCTGCCGCTGCCCGAGGCCCGGCCATGAGCCTGGCGATGGGCAGCGCCGCGGGCCCCGCACACCGCGCCCGGCACACCTGGAACATCGACCAGTGGGGCAGCGGCTACTTCGACGTGGACGACGACGGCCAGGCCTTGGTGCGCCCGCTCGGCGGCGAGACCGACGGCCCCTCGCTGCCGCTCGCCCCACTGATCGCCCGACTGCGCCAGGCCGGGTTGCGCCTGCCGGTGCTGATCCGGTTCACCGATATCCTCCACGACCGGGTCGAGCAGCTGTGTGCCGCCTTCGACGGCGCCATGGGCGAGGAAGGCTTCACGGGCGGCTACACCGCGGTCTACCCGATCAAGGTCAACCAGCAACGCCGGGTGGTCGAGGAGATCCTGGCCACCCAGGAGCGCGGCCACGGCCGGGTCGGCCTGGAGGCCGGCAGCAAGCCCGAGCTGCTGGCGGTGCTGGCGCTGTCCGGCGACGGCCCCTCGCTGATCGTCTGCAACGGCTACAAGGACCGCGAGTACATCCGCCTGGCGCTGATGGGCGAGAAGCTCGGCCACCGCGTCTACCTGGTGGTGGAGAAGCTCTCCGAGTTGCCGCTGATCCTCGAGGAGGCCCGCCGGCTCGGCGTCACGCCGCGGATCGGCCTGCGTGCCCGGCTGGCCTCGGTGGGCAAGGGCAAGTGGCAGAACACCGGCGGCGAGAAGTCCAAGTTCGGCCTCACCGCCGGCCAGATCCAGACCGTGGTGGCCCGCCTCGAGGAGGCCGACGCCCTGGCCAGCCTGCAGCTGGTGCACTTCCACCTCGGCTCGCAGATCGCCAACATCCGCGACATCCAGCGCGGCCTGCGCGAGTGCGCGCGCTTCTA
The Halomonas sp. M4R1S46 DNA segment above includes these coding regions:
- a CDS encoding Fe(3+) ABC transporter substrate-binding protein, with amino-acid sequence MIQHRRHVLPLAALLAGAAFATQASADEVNIYSARHYDSDQALYDAFTEETGIEVNVLEGGSDQLIQRITREGQASPADVMMTVDAGRLWRAEQEGIFAEVESEVLAERLPEAMRHPEGKWFGFSQRVRAIFYNPEAIGADEIASYEDLADPRFEGEVCIRSSNNIYNQSLLASMIAHHGEEGAEQWAQGVVDNFARQPEGGDTDQILGVASGECDLAVANHYYYVRLLSSDNAGDREAAEKVQILFPNQDDRGAHVNIGGAGMVQGAPHPENAVRFLEFLASDQAQAIFAAGNHEFPVVDGVELDEVLASWGDFKTDDLNVSVLGENNPQAVRIFDRVGWR
- a CDS encoding ABC transporter ATP-binding protein; translation: MTSQQPLSTAGHVAPGRAPVLAMHSIRHAYGHHLAVEDVGLEVRQGEVVCLLGPSGCGKTTLLRIVAGLEVLQRGRVDLNGQAIGSPGRAHVPPEKRNVGLAFQDSALFPHLSVLENVTFGLESLPGRQRRRRAMELLDQLGMGRYADSYPHTLSGGQQQRVALARALAPAPQLMLLDEPFSSLDARLRDRIRDDTLHVLKRVGSGALLVTHDPEEAMFMADRIALMRDGHIVQMGTPRELYCAPVDPFVVSFFGEVNELGGVVRQGRVNTSVGEVMAPGLPDGARVRVMIRPEALRVVALDEPPADHHSHVIMAKLLGRTSLLHICAHTGGGRESHLHARVPGVFLPDEGQPVTIRLDPSQVFVFPADPGAAAGAGAAHGEAEEDHREYAYGHDGQ
- a CDS encoding amidohydrolase family protein; the encoded protein is MTPSSRTRAGTTPALTPAAFADETLLLLPEEVLLEGGCARDQAVLVADGRFVEVGDRRELLARHPRLPPLELPGKLLMPGFIDAHHHLTQSLGKSLVFGEPSEIFKRIWVPLEGSLDERLLHLSTKLAALEALRGGFTTAVDAGTRASAELAGIAGAAEETGLRCVLGFICNDQGGDRPDGGAIRRAAERHLADWAGHSLVHPSLAVSIPEVASDAMLRDAAALCVEGGAIFQTHVNEHLQAVERSLVARGQRPLEHLNAVGALGPQTLVAHATLVTPWELNLLRDTGTAVAFNPVASSWKGNAVAPALQMAAQGIRFGLGTDGTRSDAFRLLDAAETSQRLAFGLASGDSSCGGGWLWLDHATRAGADAAGLSGVTGTIAPGLAADFLLVDLDVPEMTPSWDRPWELVRYANRDQIDAVFTNGRLRLWRGWPVDWDARALLGEVREAAGAAVERAPIQRVHPTSTAHRARLVASRRAAQGRAPHE
- a CDS encoding sulfite exporter TauE/SafE family protein; its protein translation is MSELVVFATLAVSTGIAAFMQGAIGIGFALIVAPVMGFLRPDLLPVALLVLMLPLNLYVALREREAIDWRGTAWIGVGRLPGTFLGLGILLIMSTNGLNQLIGASTVIAVLAALFAPVFRPRAGACASVGLVTGVTETATGVGGPPLALLYQHRPGPELRSTIACCFLVGELVSLAILAAAGKVQPDQLMWSFYLLVPLLVGSVASRVMHQRLDARRLRQGVLMFALVSGVVLMIPR
- a CDS encoding ABC transporter permease, which produces MSHPASRRPASPARRWPLRLDAWSLLTLGIALVVALPVITVLAHIIMPAGGVWQHLASTVLGRYLANTLFLVVAVGIGTFVIGTGTAWLVVMCRFPGRKLFEWALLLPLAVPTYVIAYAYTDFLQYAGPLQSWLRETFDWGRGDYFFPDVRSLGGAATLITLVLYPYVYMLARAAFLEQSVCVLDVGRTLGRGPWRLFTSVAIPLARPAIVGGVSLALMETLNEFGAVQYFGVDTFTTGIYRTWFGMGEQVAAAQLAACLLAFVIVFVLLERWSRGRRRYFHTSSRYQQLPEFRLQGWRGLAACLACLTPVMVGFLIPSGLLGYLSVRGGDSLFGAQFLEFAGNSLLLAALAALVAVGLALVLSYGARLHPGPVTRTATRIAAMGYAVPGSVVAVGILIPFAWLDDTINGLLREHYGVIAGLIFSGSAFILIYAYVVRFLAVSFNALEASLGKVTPSMDAAARTLGQTAGGTLRRVHTPIMRGSLLAAGILVFVDVMKELPATIILRPFDFDTLAVRAHNLAADERLAEASTASLTIVAVGILPVIFLSLAMRGSRPGSRARIGRKDEDL